AATACCAAAGAAGTGCATTACATCTGCATGCCTACAAACATGTATATACTATATACACACTTCCATCCTCAAACCACCCAAGTCAGTTGAGCTTGATATAATTTTAGAACTTCCACTAGATGTTAACACACAAAGAAAGCAATGTCATAGATCCTATTCGATAAAGTTAATATTGAAGACGCACATGCAGATAATGATGAGCATGGAAACTGTTAGGAAATAAATATTAAGGAAAATGTAGGGACTAGTACTGATAAACCAAACTTACAGATTGTTAGAGCAGAAATGCACCAGTCATGCAAAAACTTTTGGTGCGTGTATCATCTGGTTTACGCAGCTTCCTGGAATGGTATCGAAAGCGGCGGGTCCTCAGCAATCGGGTTTGGATCTGGACTGTTGATTTGAAGCAGTAGTCCTTGACAGTAGTAGCAATAATGTCATATTCAAATGTTATGAGAAGAATCTTCCCCGTGTTTCTATCTTGAAAATGACCATCACAGAAGAATTTGTTCAAAACAAGGCAGACTTTTTGAGCTCCGAGATGGACAAATTTGAAATCAGTACAGATAGTGTCGGAATGTGGTTCTCTGAATTCGTTATATTCATAACACAAATCTGGCAGCTTGAGAGGTGTGGATGTGAGGCGATGAAAATTATCACAATTGTCTGACATGAAAAAGGCGGATACACGGAGAGGGTCATCGATAGGATCATAGTTAAACAATAGGTGGAAAGCACCAAGATTGGGATGATGGTTTTGGATGAAGATAGGAGTCCTAATTTGGTAGCCAAGAGAGGGAAGGGTGTTACCCAAACTGAAAGATGACTCGGTCCATCCATTTTCAGGCTTGGTTGCATCAAAGCAAAACACTCCAGGGTGCTCAGGCGGCCCCCACGCTTGTTCTCCAGCAGGCAGCTTACCCATATAACCTCCAGGCTGCTTGCACGCCCAACCTAAGATTTTGTTGCTCCCCTCCAAAAATGAGGCAAAGAAGCGACACGTGTCTCTCTCAATAAAGGGAGGAGCATCCAGAGACCGCCACTTGAGGTCGTTTTCGGGATCTAAAACCTCAAAAGGGCGAGCTTGAGGATCAACCCCCTCAATCCTTTCGGGGTTGGTGTCGATACAGTAGAGTTTGCGGTTGAGCTCCCCCAGCACTGGCCTATTCTTAGGACGGGAGAAGGTTAGTTTCGTCCGGGAGGAATACTTGAGCGGCCGGGCCGACGTATCAAGCGATCTAATATGTGTAACACCACCAACACAACCACGCGCGCTGAAAGGGAAAAGAATTTGGGAGCCGAAGCGACAGGAAAAGTTCCAGCCATCCTCGAACCTCTTATAAGCTGCCTCCCGCAAGTACTCCTCCTCATCATCATCATCATCACTACCCATTCTGATCGAGCGAACAACTTGATTCACGAAACGTTTACCACCGCATCTACTAAACTCATTGAAACATAAGTATAAGCTCTTGCCTTTGTTCAATTCCAATTCCATTTCCGATTCCGATTTCATGTGCTTCCTATTCGATACATCTGCTGTTGCGGCCGCTAAAGTAGTACTGGATCTTCTCAGGCTAATTTTCTGCTTTGCACTTGGCGCCGCTAAACCTAACCCTAATCTTGCCGCCGCTGTCCTCATCTCCCCAACTCCAAATACACGCCTAATTTCTCTTTTCCTTCCTTCTCAATTCTAAAGGGACCGGGGTTCTCTGATAAAAATAACCCCTTAAAGCCCAATTTGAGTTTCTCTTCTTCTATGGGCTAACGTAGGCTATTTGAGATAGTACGTATGGGCTAAATCTCCCTTATCTGATCTAACAACTTTATTGACTTTACTAAATTGTTTCTCTGCCTCAGCCTTAAAAAATTTAAAGACGACTACAGCCTGTGACTTTACAGAAATAAGAAATACATGGAGAACCTCGAAAAAAACATCAATAAAGGTAATAAAATACTGATTTTTGCAAAGAGTCAGAAGAGGAAAAGGACCACAGATGTCACTCATGTCAGTGTGGATTAATTCTAATAGTTCATGGGCTCCTACAGACCCCTTTTTACTAGATTTGGTCGTTTTACCCTTAAGACACTCAATGACACTCAATGCAGACGTCAAAATCAGTAAAATCTAAAGAAGGTAGAAAGTCCACATTAAGGTCTTACAATTTCCCACTTGGACTATCAATATTCAAACAACAAGAAAAGCTGCTGCATCAGATGTAGCAAAACTGAAGTACGCACAAAAACATCCAGCACCATCAAAATCATTCCAAAACTCAGTCATTCTGTAATCCCCATTATATTGAACCACAGCAAATCTACACTTAACCAAGAATTAGCACCCTGCGACTACAATCCAATTTCTTACAGAACACAGGAGTAAACTTAAGGCATATGAAACATTAACTTGCTAAACATAGTGCAAGTAAACTGATCCAAACTTAATAGATTCTCAATACCTAAGGAATCTGCAACTTCAAATACTGAAAATACATACAAGTATACATTGAAATTCTGCAAATAATGCTAATGAACTGAAATAACAACTTTTACTCGAGCAAGAGGAAAAACTACAATCTATGCAACAAAGTTTCTGAGCCAAAGTGAGTGCTTGCCCTATAGCTTCATGGACAGCAACATATTCAGCTTGCAAAGTTAGACTGTTTCACACTCTTCCAAGATATTGCCCCTCCGGCCAGCATAAAAATATACCCTGAGGTTGACTTAAGATCATCCACACAACCCTTATAATCTAAATCACTGTATCCAACTACTTCCAATTCAGTATCAAGATTCCTATAAACCAGCATGTAATCCTTTAAATATCGACACACAACACTAGAAATATGAATCTACTCCCACTGACCTTCATATATATGCACTCATCTAGTCTATTTTAAGCAAAGCCAAATGAAGTAATCACATAATCAAACTTAATATACCATGTCACGAAGCCTGTTTTTAAACCATAGATTGACTTTCTTAATCTACATACCTTTTCTTCATTCAACTCACCAGACACATTATTCTCTACTTCATTATACCCAAACCATTCATCAATGTCACTCACACTATTTCTGCCGGCTTCCATATCTAGGTCTATCTCTATTGGTCTCCAGAATTCTAGTATGGTGATGTGGGCTGTAGAATCTAACCCCTTAGATTTGGTCAAGTATCCTACAAAGAAAACAATCGAGGTTCTAGGATCAAGCTTTCCTGCCTTCGGATTATAAATCCTTGCCTCTGCCTTACATCCCCACACATGAAGGTGATTTAAACTGGGTTTTCTGCCGAACCATATCTCAAAGGTGTACTATTGTTGACTGACTTACTAGAGGTCCTATTGCATATATAGATAGCAGTCCTCAATGCTTCCCCCTCCCCCCCCCCCCCCCAAAACACAAGAATCTTGGAAGTATCCCAACTTACTAATCATACTTCTAACCATGTTGATCAATGTTCTGTTCCACATTCTTAAAGATAAAGAGCAAAAGGTCCCATATTCTGTCCAGCATCTGTATGCGTACCATAATACTCACCTCCCCTATCTGATCTAACAACTTTAATGACTTTACTTAATTGTTTCTCTGCCTCATCCATAAAAATTTTAAAGACGTCTAAAGCCTGTGACTTTTCAGAAATAAGAAATACATGCAGAACCTCGAAAAATCATCAATAAAGGTAATAAAATACTGATTTTGCAAAGAGTCAGAAGAGGAAAAGGACCACAGATGTCACTCATGTCAGTGTGGATTAATTTTAATAGTTCTTGGGCTCCTAACAGAACCTTTTTACTAGACTTGGTCGTTTTACCCTTAAGACACTCAATGCAGACATCAAAATCAGTAAAATCTAAAGAAGGTAGAAAGTCCACATTCAGTCTTACAATTTCCCACTTGGACTATCAATATTCAAACAACAAGAAAAGCTACTGCATCAGATATAGCAAAACTGAAGTCTGCACAAAAACATCCAGCACCATCAAAACCATTCCAAAACTCAGCCATTCTGTAATCCCCATTATATTGAACCACAGCAAATCTACACTTAACCAAGAATTAGCACCTGCGACTACAATCCAATATCTTACAGAACACAGGAGTAAACTTAAGGCATATGAAACATTAACTTGCTAAACATAGTGCAAGTAAACTGATCCAAACTTAATAGATTCTCAATAGCTAAGGAATCTGCTACTTCAAACACTAAAAATACATACAAGTATACATTGAAATTCTGTAACTAATGCTAATGAACTAAAATAACAACTTTTACTCGAGCAAGAGGAAAAATGCAGAAAACTGATTCAATAATACTACTTTAGTCAGATATTTGAATAATTAAAATACAGATATTAAGTCTACTGCAATGCAGGATTGAACTCTCCCACTAACCTAAGACATCAAAACTTGGTAAGATACCCATATTTGTAACATTATTCTGGAAAGTACTAACTCCTAAGGGTTTTGTAAGTGGATCTGCCAACTGATCTTGAGTACGGATCTTAAAAACATAAATCTCATCATCTCTTACGCTTTCCCTTGCGGCATAGTACTTGACGTCAATATTATCACAATACAACCTAATCGGTCTCTCGATAGAGTCTACCACCCCAATCTATGCAACAAAGTTTCTGAGCCAAAGTGAGTGCTTGCCCTATAGCTTCATGGACAGCAACATATTCAGCTTGCAAAGTTAGAGACTGTTTCACACTCTTCCAAGATATTGCCCCTCCGGCCAGCATAAAATATACCCTGAGGTTGACTTAAGATCATCCACACAACCCTTATAATCTAAATCACTGTATCCAACTACTTCCAAGTCAGTATCAAGATTTCTATAAACCAGCATGTAATCTAGAGGTCCTATTGCATATATAGATAGCAGTCCTCAATGCCTTCCCCCCCCCCCCCCCAAACCACAAGAATCTTGGTAAGTGTCCCGACTTACTAATCATACTTCTAACCATGTTGATCAACGTTCTGTTCCACATTCTTGAAGATAAAGAGCAAAAGGTCCCATATTCTGTCCAGCATCTGTATGCCTACCATAATACTCACCTCCCCTATCTGATCAAACAACTTTAATGACTTTACTTAATTGTTTCTCTGCCTCAGCCTTAAAAATTTTAAAGAGGTCTAAAGCCTGTGACTTTTCAGAAATAAGAAATACAGGCAGAACCTCGAAAAATCATCAATAAAGGTTATTACTGATTTTTACAAAGAGTCAGAAGAGGAAAAGGACCACAGATGTCACTCATGTCAGTGTGGATTAATTCTAATAGTTCTTGGGCTCCTAAGAGACCCCTTTTTACTAGACTTGGTCGTTTTACCCTTAAGACACTCAATGCAGACGTCAAAATCAGTAATATCTAAAGAAGGTAGAATGTCCTCTCTCACAAGTATTTTTAACCTCTCTTTTGAGATATGTCCCAACCTTTTATGCCAAAGAAAAGCTGAATTCTCATTGTGTCTAGGTCTCTTATGTCCTATAATCTTTTCTGTCAAAAATTCCTCAAGTGAATTTCTACAGTTTAAATGCCAATAACCATCAACAAGAGATGCATTACCAATAAAATCAGAAAAATGGAAGAAATCGAGACTTTTATTATCTCCAACAAAATAATAACCATGAGTTTTCACAAAACGAGATCCTGAAACTAAATTTCTCTGCATAGAAGGTATGCAGTACACATTCTCCAGATCTAAAGTAAAGCCACTAGGAAAAACTAGCCTAACTACTTCAATTGCTTTAACTGCTACTCTGTTTCCATTCCCTGAGCTAATCCTAGCTTCATCCTTATTTGGGATCCGATTTCTTAGATATCCTTGCATAGAGGTAATGACATGTATAGGTGAAGCAGTGTCAACCCACCAAGAACTAGAAGACACACTAACACTGTTATTTTCTAAATGAAAAACAGATTTGTTTTGAAAAATATTACCTTTCTTAACAAGCCAGTCTTTAAAACCCTTGCAATCTTTTTGACATGACAGGCTTTCGGCAGAAGAAACACTTTACAGATCCACTCTTAAAAAATTTTAAATTGTTAGATCCCTGAGAAGTTCCCTGAGAAACTTTAGAAGATGAAGCACCAAATTGATTTGACCTATAGCCGAATTTCTTTTTAAACTGAGTCTTGCTGACAAGATTCACTCCAATGCTCTTCCCTTTCTTAATTCTATCCTCTTCTTGAACACAAATTGAAATCAATTCATTCACAGACCAACTCTCCTTCTGTGTATTATAGTTTGACTGCATCTAACTTAAGCCCAGCAAACAACTAATATGAAGATCAAAACTCAATTCTCAAAAGACACAATCTTAATTAATCAAAGCAATGCATTATATATAAAAGGCTAAGCAGCAGATAAGCATGAATCATACAACATGTTTATATCAATTGCAGACACATAGAAACTTCATTCAATTTTACACAGGCATCATTCCAATCCAAAACACAAAATCATGCAACTGAAGGTAAGTTTCTTCCGGCATGCATCTAGGGTTCTTGTGCTTTATAGAAATCATAGACATGTTTTGAATTGAAAACAAAAATTTCCAGAAAATCAGATTTTAAAACCTTATGCTGTTTCATACCAAAGTGCGGAAGCATACCAGGATACTTTACGTGCTTCTTGTCGATGAAGGGAGACCCAATTAGACAGACTGTGGGATTCTTCGATCATGATCCCAATTATGTTGAAGGAAAATTTAGGCGGAAAAACTTTCAATCAAGATCACCATCGAAGAACCCTAGAAACCCTAGAATTTGGGGCAGACCGAAGTTTGGATGGAGGTCGTCTTTACCGAAAACGGTCTGGGGTGAGTCTCTTTCGAGTCTCTATGTTCAACTGAGAAAAAACAAATAACAGGTGTTGGTCTCTCATTGGGTGGTCGTATGGATGATGTGGTGCGTTTGCCCCCACAGAAGAATTTCTCCTAATGTTATTGCTTTGATAATGAAGCAAAGTCCAACTAAAACGTACGTTTTTCTCTTCTTCTATTTTTTTATAAAGCCAACCAAAATGTTGCACAAGAAAACACCCTTTTTTGTCCCTTGGATTAACATTAACTTTTAATTAAAGTGTCCATTTTGCATTTTATTTTACGACCCATGTACTTGTCATGTCAACAAACAAATGGTTCATTCACAAAATTAGTCGTATATATCTCAATGACTGTAAAATCATTGTTTGGGTATCACATTGATACTTTTTTATATCAAATTGGTCTTTGCATAATAGTATTGTTGCTGAATTTTTCTCTTTAAATCCTCTCTTACATACATCATAAGTTTATAACCATATCCTCTCCTACATACATTCTCTGAGTTCTTAACAATTTCCAGAACCTACTAATCCTAACAGTAGAACACTCTGGTTCTCAAACAAACTACTAAACAAAGCAACAACAGGTTTGAAGTACTTGATGATGTAACTGTGATACTTCAGCAGTTCAGCCCCTTCTCCCCGGCCTCAACCTGTCACATAAATCCTTATTACAATTAAAACCCCTAAGATAGTTGAGCAGAGAAATTAAGGGTAATGAAAATTACTTGTTCTGCGTAGGATTTGGAATGCTGGGAGGTATTCTTCGAAGGCTATCAACTACAGCTGGCTCGTGAGTGACCGGCTTTTTCCCGTCTGAGTTTGTATGTAGGAGACCTTGAGCGGGTGGAGACATTGTTGAAGCTAAAGAAGATACTGGTGGGTGGAGTCTTGCTAGGGCTGTGTAACTAGCGCAGAGTGACTGCATGAATAAAACAGCAATAATAAGCTTCATCAATGATTTGAACCAGGAAGATTTCATGGTTTTGCTGACTCAGAGGATGTCTTCTTGCTTATGCTTGGTCTCCAATGATGAGTAGTTAAGGTTATTTATACATGCAAGTGAATAGTACCATTTTTCATAACCTTCTTATTTGTTAATATTCAGCTCTTCAGTTTATATTAGATGGAGATTAGATGCAGAATGTCATGTGGTACATCTTTGACTATTCGAGCTCCTTCCAAGTTCCAAAGCCAAATCCAACAGAGAATTTGAATTTATTTTGGTTTTGGAGAGCAGTTATGTGATCAGGCACGTGATTTATTTACTGTTAATTGGTTGGCAAACTTTGGATTCTCCAGTGTTTAGTTTACAATTACCACAATGGGATACTGAGATTTGGTGAATGACATAGATATGCCTAAAATACTTGACACACTCGACTTAAAAACTAAAGGTTACATTACCAATGTCATGCCAATTTGAATGTCAGAGTTTGAAACTGATGCTCTTGTTAGTATTAGAAAACGAAGGAATTTATCAACTCCATTTGCATCTCTCCTTTACCTGCACCAACCTTGGTTGCAGCAAGTTGGACTCACTGAGATGATTTTCACTACCGAGGTTTGATCTAGTAACTGCTTGTACCTCCGTTTTAGACATGAATATTCCGACCACTCGAGGGGGTGGAGCTCCGAGCAGTTCTGAAGATAGTGTTGATAGATGACAAGATCTTACATCAATAGTAAATACTAAATACTGGTAGCTAAATGTTTTCATAAGATCCAAATGTGGGCCATGTCACCCACCATCATCTCAAGAACCAATTTTGGCCAAGAACAACCGAGTATCTGACATTATAAGTACACACTTTGATAGATGACAAGATCTAAGACTGGTACATTCGCACAATGAGCTTGTCGTCTATTCATCTTGATCATCAACTTGCTGGAAAGAATCAGAAAAGTTGTATTCTAACCATTTCTAAACAAAATTATTTACACTTCGAGAAAGGCTCTACATCATAAAACCTACTTCATCTCATATCATCAGCAAAACTGGGGATTGTTTCAACCTTTCCATGGTTCTGCTTAGCAAGTTTAGTACCTGAGGATATTAACGACAGTCAGCAAACAAAGATTGAACACTTGGAAATCATTAGTACAAGAAACTATTAGACAATCGTATTAGACGGGCCAACTACATAAAATGATCCGATGACCAAAGATACAACTATAAATTTTAGCCTATCTGTATATTTGATTTGAAATTTTTTCCTGTTTAGCAACGTATCAACAAGATAAGATGGCCTCGCAACTCATTACCATCAAAATGTGACTGTAAAAAAATTAGTCAGAATAGTAACCGGATTTTTTTTTTAGCTTACAAGTTTCTCAAGTATCTAT
Above is a window of Fragaria vesca subsp. vesca linkage group LG7, FraVesHawaii_1.0, whole genome shotgun sequence DNA encoding:
- the LOC101292446 gene encoding uncharacterized protein LOC101292446 isoform 2, with translation MGSDDDDDEEEYLREAAYKRFEDGWNFSCRFGSQILFPFSARGCVGGVTHIRSLDTSARPLKYSSRTKLTFSRPKNRPVLGELNRKLYCIDTNPERIEGVDPQARPFEVLDPENDLKWRSLDAPPFIERDTCRFFASFLEGSNKILGWACKQPGGYMGKLPAGEQAWGPPEHPGVFCFDATKPENGWTESSFSLGNTLPSLGYQIRTPIFIQNHHPNLGAFHLLFNYDPIDDPLRVSAFFMSDNCDNFHRLTSTPLKLPDLCYEYNEFREPHSDTICTDFKFVHLGAQKVCLVLNKFFCDGHFQDRNTGKILLITFEYDIIATTVKDYCFKSTVQIQTRLLRTRRFRYHSRKLRKPDDTRTKSFCMTGAFLL
- the LOC101292446 gene encoding uncharacterized protein LOC101292446 isoform 1; the protein is MRTAAARLGLGLAAPSAKQKISLRRSSTTLAAATADVSNRKHMKSESEMELELNKGKSLYLCFNEFSRCGGKRFVNQVVRSIRMGSDDDDDEEEYLREAAYKRFEDGWNFSCRFGSQILFPFSARGCVGGVTHIRSLDTSARPLKYSSRTKLTFSRPKNRPVLGELNRKLYCIDTNPERIEGVDPQARPFEVLDPENDLKWRSLDAPPFIERDTCRFFASFLEGSNKILGWACKQPGGYMGKLPAGEQAWGPPEHPGVFCFDATKPENGWTESSFSLGNTLPSLGYQIRTPIFIQNHHPNLGAFHLLFNYDPIDDPLRVSAFFMSDNCDNFHRLTSTPLKLPDLCYEYNEFREPHSDTICTDFKFVHLGAQKVCLVLNKFFCDGHFQDRNTGKILLITFEYDIIATTVKDYCFKSTVQIQTRLLRTRRFRYHSRKLRKPDDTRTKSFCMTGAFLL